From a region of the Corallococcus coralloides DSM 2259 genome:
- a CDS encoding TIGR02452 family protein, whose amino-acid sequence MSLKGIAQETVGIVERGEYVAPSGRPVLFREQVEGALRGTVLYRPEDFARLPRPEPRAGGSALRIEVTPEKTGAASRRCVEVDGVADVVALNFASAKNPGGGFLGGAKAQEEDLARCSALYPCLLTQRDYYDANRAESSPLYTDHVIYSPQVPFFRDEGLTLLEKPFQVSLITAPAPNAGSAERNAPHLLPRMREELHARALKVLQVAAHHGHRTLVLGAWGCGAFRNNPHDAADAFARALDAFPGVFERVVFAVWERGGDGPNLRAFRERFA is encoded by the coding sequence ATGTCGCTGAAGGGGATTGCGCAGGAGACGGTGGGAATCGTGGAGCGGGGGGAGTACGTGGCGCCGTCCGGGCGGCCCGTGCTGTTCCGGGAGCAGGTGGAAGGCGCCCTGCGAGGGACGGTGCTCTACCGGCCCGAAGACTTCGCGCGGCTGCCCCGGCCCGAGCCACGCGCGGGAGGCTCCGCGCTTCGTATCGAAGTCACGCCAGAGAAGACCGGCGCCGCGTCGCGCCGCTGCGTGGAGGTGGACGGCGTGGCGGACGTCGTCGCGCTCAACTTCGCGTCCGCGAAGAATCCAGGCGGCGGCTTCCTGGGCGGAGCGAAGGCGCAGGAAGAGGACCTGGCGCGCTGCTCGGCGCTCTATCCATGTCTGCTCACGCAGCGCGACTACTACGACGCCAACCGTGCGGAGTCCTCGCCGCTGTACACGGACCACGTCATCTATTCGCCCCAGGTGCCCTTCTTCCGCGACGAGGGGCTCACGCTGCTGGAGAAGCCCTTCCAGGTATCCCTCATCACCGCGCCCGCGCCCAACGCCGGCTCGGCCGAGCGGAATGCGCCGCACCTGTTGCCCCGCATGCGAGAGGAACTGCACGCGCGGGCCCTCAAGGTGCTCCAGGTGGCGGCGCACCACGGGCACCGCACGCTGGTGCTGGGCGCGTGGGGCTGCGGTGCCTTCCGCAACAATCCGCACGACGCGGCGGATGCGTTTGCTCGCGCCCTGGATGCGTTCCCCGGCGTCTTCGAGCGCGTGGTGTTCGCGGTGTGGGAGCGGGGAGGGGATGGGCCCAACCTGCGGGCCTTCCGCGAGCGGTTCGCCTGA